The Planctomycetaceae bacterium genome has a segment encoding these proteins:
- a CDS encoding PQQ-binding-like beta-propeller repeat protein, with protein MRICRSQPARKGLTAAMAVLAVIGIALASSAPSAAQIARIRPVAVRQAPSEKAGKTVPIVNADDELAGFLSQAQDLIKDNKFREALDILQSLIDQNDTGFVAVEEGRRFVSLASKANDAIGSMNAQGLEFYRSVHGPKAMRMFEEANRSGDLNALRRVARQYAHTIHGRLALLTVAAMNFDRAQYSQAAQLWREALSGRIDESEHATLLARVAVSEHLGGDAAQAAKALATLQQRFPEAQGFVGGRRQNLAGFVREMMTVAPNPQWAPQPAGDWPGLGGVSDGMATMSDADVVLAPHWRYPPAGGSTLTSDNLIAADESMTQGNAHQQMRLDMTLRRGMVSYRQQFGQQVREGIVPAMVQPVVIGSTVIFRTDESVIACDIFSPAQPLWKANFAMTRKSTARNGSYYYYRPVPSLDDGGRYVLTCGDGKVFALGEFSSMMNRMMMARGNDGGQARDGATLAAFSMTDQGVNLWRLPNSQVKEDIVNDGKFVSPPTYCRGRLYIVTHYLDSYHLLCLDARSGALLWTSLISQAPIVPMQYYAYGIANLIERCSNPAVSEGRVFVLTNAGAVAAYDAQSGQAVWAYQYDSSTNTSEGVQRLLAASGYGGMAAQAPMPRNPLIVCQGRLLCLPADSEQAMAFSTEDGKLLWERSREGLRDLSAIDPQRVLLSSPGLAVVGTRDGKILSQPSEAKDIIGRPAVSAKCALASTEGKLVRFSLDKYTLQSSDLVDAAALLGNLVSVDGKLIAANAAGVCAYLDYDRMLQRLTEQFEQSPPGAKKCDALFQRLRLSFNARRFDAALADVEACHELAQQANETALVPQLASWKYRTLVALGNSAPDGEKMLAFFTRARAAAGTSQEKAHMLIRLAKCMDKLGRAEEAADLAQELAESHPQEELVDVEIGPDADLGVRLDGDMQRYTGEVIGQRIIERLLEIQGPTILEKFDRLAKAAMDAAAAKDDPAGLAAVAARWPHSAWADDALMAAAESWYRTATTAAASQPARQSKDAMDKAIASLSTLAYMTGSPLRPSATIALAILHGRSGKTAIPILYCNLVRNLPPQTPIKFADIEGTLGELIQKIEAGSVAAPPTEALGRVPLPLKELMTVGEKAIILRDQDLRPLRVGTCIFLRQVEHVVMFDTAAADAEKALRWRTKVRPLALLPVHQGAGRGYSMGAAMSADGKVLMLVDKQNAIRLNAADGKLLEEMELAKLGVHGVLSIGAGSGVIAIADPTGGLVCIDVAKGAPRWPARLGNPNDRNTPILPVDPPQISDRFMLVRHRGSRLTCFDLVSGKVLNQWRGQNVDGCLGEGAMMAVMSDGVVTMHDGSATEALWTRKYDSKPDQQIMGMFADRLYVCRGGSAIDVLSITRGGQLLGTLQGANVSGFVPDPVSLSLVGDKVVVVYSLSNLQLAVGSRAANNYCRGMVVQAFDAAGKRLWTTTIDASPTNVYFASPVMPAREQVLLMCQSTNYSRPVSLRILSAGDGKEAARVDVPAAGPPVNNETYIRRFMIGPPVVIGNRAGIEGSNGVTVYGEE; from the coding sequence ATGAGGATCTGTCGCAGTCAACCTGCCCGTAAAGGGCTGACAGCCGCCATGGCGGTGTTGGCGGTGATCGGGATTGCGCTGGCATCGAGCGCGCCCAGCGCCGCCCAGATCGCTCGGATCCGCCCCGTGGCCGTGCGGCAGGCGCCCAGCGAAAAGGCCGGCAAGACCGTTCCGATCGTCAATGCCGACGACGAGCTGGCCGGTTTCCTCAGCCAGGCGCAGGATCTTATCAAGGACAACAAGTTCCGCGAGGCGTTGGACATCCTGCAGTCGCTGATCGATCAGAATGACACGGGGTTCGTCGCCGTCGAGGAGGGCAGGCGGTTCGTTTCGCTGGCCAGCAAGGCCAATGACGCGATCGGCTCGATGAACGCCCAGGGGCTGGAGTTCTACCGCTCGGTCCACGGCCCCAAAGCCATGCGGATGTTCGAAGAGGCCAACCGCAGCGGCGACCTCAACGCCCTGCGGCGGGTCGCCCGGCAATACGCGCACACCATTCACGGACGCCTGGCCCTGCTGACGGTGGCGGCGATGAACTTCGACCGCGCCCAGTACAGCCAGGCCGCGCAACTGTGGCGCGAGGCCCTTTCGGGGCGCATCGACGAGTCCGAGCATGCCACGCTCCTGGCGCGAGTCGCGGTGAGTGAACACCTCGGCGGCGATGCGGCACAGGCCGCCAAGGCGCTGGCGACGCTGCAGCAGCGCTTCCCCGAGGCGCAGGGCTTCGTCGGCGGGCGGCGGCAGAACCTGGCGGGGTTCGTCCGGGAGATGATGACCGTCGCGCCCAACCCGCAATGGGCGCCGCAACCGGCGGGCGACTGGCCGGGACTCGGCGGCGTCAGCGATGGCATGGCCACGATGAGCGACGCCGACGTGGTCCTTGCCCCGCACTGGCGGTATCCTCCCGCCGGGGGCAGCACGCTGACGAGCGACAACCTGATCGCGGCAGACGAATCGATGACGCAGGGCAACGCCCATCAGCAAATGCGCCTGGACATGACGCTGCGGCGGGGCATGGTATCCTACCGCCAGCAGTTCGGACAGCAGGTCCGCGAAGGCATCGTTCCGGCGATGGTGCAGCCGGTGGTCATCGGCAGCACGGTGATCTTCCGCACCGACGAGTCGGTCATCGCCTGCGACATCTTCTCCCCCGCCCAGCCGCTGTGGAAGGCCAACTTCGCCATGACCCGCAAGTCGACCGCCCGCAACGGGTCCTACTACTATTACCGCCCGGTGCCGAGCCTGGACGACGGTGGGCGCTACGTCCTGACCTGCGGCGACGGGAAGGTCTTCGCCCTGGGCGAGTTCTCGTCGATGATGAACCGCATGATGATGGCCAGGGGCAACGACGGCGGCCAAGCCCGCGACGGGGCGACCCTGGCGGCGTTTTCCATGACCGACCAGGGCGTCAATCTCTGGCGCCTGCCCAACTCGCAGGTCAAGGAAGACATCGTCAACGACGGAAAGTTCGTCTCGCCCCCGACGTACTGCCGCGGACGGCTGTACATCGTCACCCACTACCTCGACAGCTACCATCTGCTGTGCCTGGACGCCCGATCGGGGGCGCTGCTGTGGACGTCGCTGATCTCGCAGGCGCCGATCGTGCCGATGCAGTACTATGCTTACGGCATCGCCAATCTGATCGAACGCTGCAGCAACCCGGCGGTCTCCGAAGGGCGCGTCTTCGTGCTCACCAACGCCGGCGCCGTCGCCGCCTACGACGCCCAAAGCGGCCAGGCCGTCTGGGCCTACCAGTATGACAGCTCCACCAACACCTCCGAAGGCGTCCAGCGCCTGTTGGCGGCCTCGGGCTACGGCGGCATGGCCGCCCAGGCCCCGATGCCCCGCAATCCGCTGATCGTCTGCCAGGGGCGGCTGTTGTGCCTTCCCGCCGACAGCGAGCAGGCGATGGCGTTTTCCACCGAGGACGGCAAGCTGCTGTGGGAGCGGTCCCGCGAAGGGCTGCGCGACCTCAGCGCCATCGACCCCCAGCGCGTGCTGCTGAGCAGTCCGGGGCTGGCCGTGGTGGGCACACGAGATGGCAAGATCCTCAGCCAGCCCTCCGAGGCCAAGGACATCATCGGTCGCCCGGCCGTTTCCGCCAAGTGCGCCCTGGCATCGACCGAGGGCAAACTGGTGCGGTTCTCGCTGGACAAATACACCCTCCAGAGCAGCGACCTGGTCGACGCCGCCGCCCTGCTGGGAAACCTCGTCAGCGTCGACGGTAAGCTCATTGCCGCCAACGCCGCCGGAGTCTGCGCCTATCTCGATTACGACCGCATGCTCCAGCGGCTGACCGAGCAGTTCGAGCAGTCGCCCCCGGGCGCCAAGAAGTGCGACGCCCTGTTCCAACGCTTACGCCTGTCGTTCAACGCCCGCCGATTCGACGCCGCACTGGCCGACGTCGAGGCCTGCCACGAACTGGCCCAGCAGGCAAATGAGACCGCCCTGGTCCCGCAACTGGCCAGTTGGAAGTACCGCACCCTGGTGGCCTTGGGCAATTCGGCGCCTGACGGCGAGAAAATGCTGGCGTTCTTCACAAGGGCCCGCGCCGCGGCAGGCACCAGCCAGGAAAAAGCCCACATGCTCATCCGCCTGGCCAAGTGCATGGACAAGCTCGGGCGCGCCGAGGAGGCTGCCGACCTGGCGCAGGAACTGGCTGAGAGCCATCCCCAGGAAGAGCTCGTCGACGTTGAGATCGGGCCCGACGCCGACCTGGGCGTGAGACTCGACGGCGACATGCAACGCTATACCGGTGAAGTCATCGGGCAGCGCATTATCGAAAGGCTCCTGGAAATCCAGGGTCCGACCATCCTGGAGAAGTTCGACCGCCTGGCCAAGGCCGCTATGGACGCCGCTGCCGCCAAGGACGACCCGGCGGGCTTGGCCGCCGTCGCCGCCCGCTGGCCGCACAGCGCCTGGGCCGACGACGCCCTGATGGCCGCGGCTGAAAGCTGGTATCGCACTGCCACCACCGCCGCCGCGTCTCAACCGGCCCGGCAGTCCAAAGACGCCATGGACAAGGCCATCGCCAGCCTCTCGACTCTGGCGTACATGACCGGCAGTCCGCTGCGCCCCTCGGCGACCATCGCCCTGGCGATCCTGCACGGGCGGTCCGGAAAGACGGCCATTCCCATACTGTACTGCAACCTGGTGCGGAACCTCCCGCCCCAGACCCCGATCAAATTCGCCGACATCGAGGGCACGCTGGGCGAGTTGATCCAGAAGATCGAGGCCGGCAGCGTGGCCGCTCCGCCGACCGAGGCGCTGGGGCGCGTGCCGCTGCCGCTCAAAGAACTCATGACCGTGGGCGAAAAGGCCATCATCCTGCGAGACCAGGACCTTCGCCCCCTGCGGGTGGGAACGTGCATTTTCCTGCGCCAGGTCGAGCACGTGGTCATGTTCGACACCGCCGCCGCCGACGCGGAGAAGGCCCTGCGCTGGAGAACCAAGGTGCGCCCGCTGGCCCTGCTGCCGGTACACCAGGGCGCCGGGCGAGGGTACAGCATGGGCGCGGCCATGAGCGCCGACGGCAAGGTGCTGATGCTCGTCGACAAGCAGAACGCCATCCGCCTCAATGCCGCCGACGGAAAGCTTCTGGAAGAAATGGAGCTGGCAAAGCTGGGGGTTCACGGCGTGCTGTCGATCGGCGCCGGATCGGGCGTGATCGCCATCGCCGATCCTACCGGCGGTCTGGTGTGCATCGACGTGGCCAAGGGCGCCCCGCGCTGGCCGGCGCGGCTGGGAAATCCCAACGACCGCAACACGCCGATACTTCCGGTGGACCCGCCGCAGATCTCCGACCGCTTCATGCTCGTCCGCCACCGCGGCAGCCGCCTGACGTGTTTCGACCTGGTCAGCGGGAAGGTTCTCAACCAGTGGCGCGGACAGAATGTCGACGGGTGCCTGGGCGAAGGGGCCATGATGGCCGTGATGTCCGACGGCGTGGTGACGATGCACGACGGGTCGGCCACCGAGGCGCTGTGGACGCGGAAATACGATTCCAAACCCGATCAGCAGATCATGGGCATGTTCGCCGACCGCCTGTACGTCTGCCGCGGCGGCAGCGCGATCGACGTGCTGTCGATCACCCGCGGGGGGCAACTGCTCGGGACGCTCCAGGGGGCCAACGTCAGCGGGTTCGTGCCCGATCCGGTCAGCCTGAGCCTCGTCGGCGACAAGGTCGTGGTGGTCTATTCGCTGTCGAACCTGCAACTGGCCGTCGGCTCGCGGGCGGCTAACAACTATTGCCGCGGCATGGTGGTGCAGGCCTTTGACGCCGCCGGCAAGCGCCTCTGGACAACCACTATCGACGCCAGTCCCACCAATGTATACTTTGCTTCGCCGGTAATGCCCGCCCGGGAGCAGGTGCTGCTGATGTGCCAGTCCACAAACTATTCCAGGCCTGTCTCGCTGAGGATTCTTTCCGCCGGCGACGGCAAAGAGGCCGCCAGGGTGGACGTTCCCGCAGCGGGGCCTCCGGTGAACAATGAAACCTACATCCGCCGCTTCATGATCGGTCCGCCGGTCGTGATCGGCAACCGCGCCGGCATCGAAGGCAGCAACGGGGTGACCGTCTATGGCGAAGAATAA
- a CDS encoding glycosyltransferase, translating into MTSDYRPMFSVIMPVYNHRPFVGEAIQSVRDQTFGDWELIVIDDGSTDGSGGVIDVYAAADARVRAVHQANGGQAAARNAGIDLARGQWVAYLDSDDVLLTQTLEHYAAYIQEHPQAQFIYGYRNRMNADGTVEELPLPEYQLRVTDARDLFEKTFLSQLCVCYRLDLLRKVGGFDPRLFCAEDYDLNLRLSLHTKFEPIGKLTGVRRRHTTNVSAQTGPTRMLEAGVLKRWVEKHGGRDLLAPEVIANRLAKLYYSAGRQYFKSRCMAQAVVAFQHAHQYRRTFKSVTLMAMAVLLRPIGKHDPKLIPALD; encoded by the coding sequence ATGACAAGCGACTATCGCCCCATGTTTTCAGTCATCATGCCGGTCTACAACCACCGGCCGTTCGTGGGCGAGGCCATCCAGTCCGTCCGGGACCAGACCTTCGGCGACTGGGAGCTGATCGTCATTGATGACGGGTCCACCGACGGCAGCGGCGGCGTGATCGACGTGTACGCCGCGGCCGATGCCCGCGTGCGCGCTGTCCACCAGGCCAATGGCGGACAAGCCGCGGCGCGCAACGCCGGAATCGACCTGGCGCGGGGGCAGTGGGTGGCGTACCTCGACAGCGACGACGTGCTGCTAACGCAGACCCTGGAGCATTACGCCGCGTATATTCAGGAGCATCCCCAGGCCCAGTTCATCTACGGATACCGCAATCGTATGAACGCGGACGGGACGGTGGAGGAACTGCCCCTGCCGGAGTATCAGCTTCGCGTGACCGACGCCCGCGACCTGTTCGAGAAAACGTTCCTCTCGCAGTTGTGCGTCTGTTACCGCCTGGACCTGCTCAGGAAAGTCGGCGGATTCGACCCGCGATTGTTCTGCGCTGAAGACTACGACCTGAACCTGCGCCTGAGCCTGCACACCAAATTCGAGCCCATCGGCAAGCTTACCGGCGTTCGCCGCCGCCATACCACCAACGTCTCCGCCCAGACCGGCCCCACGCGGATGCTCGAGGCCGGCGTGCTCAAGCGATGGGTCGAAAAGCACGGCGGGCGCGATCTGCTGGCGCCCGAGGTCATCGCCAATCGCCTCGCCAAGCTCTACTACAGCGCCGGCCGCCAGTACTTCAAGAGCCGCTGCATGGCCCAGGCGGTGGTGGCATTCCAGCATGCCCACCAGTACCGCCGGACCTTCAAGAGCGTCACGCTGATGGCGATGGCGGTGCTGCTGCGCCCCATCGGCAAACACGACCCCAAGCTGATCCCGGCGTTGGATTAG
- a CDS encoding biotin--[acetyl-CoA-carboxylase] ligase, with the protein MTVADMLLSLLYDRGEVFFSLEELARAASTPRARIPAALEELAHRGHQIETSPAGVRLHRPVRLDGCLIERDLGVMRVGRSVLCFDAVDSTNDVALASARQGGTDGLAVTAESQRRGRGRRGRDWVSRAGQNLLTSVLLLDSGGALPHEALTIAAGLAVAEAVADACGVQCQLKWPNDVLLEGAKVAGVLVERHNRPAPCIVAGIGINVNAAPAAGEVHQSAACLSDALGHSVERVEVMRCLLRRLDHWAGQISRGRFDDLRRAWLGRCGMIETRVVVQAGGRRYEGRVMDVSPLEGLVLACDGGTRVHLAASNATVLR; encoded by the coding sequence ATGACCGTTGCCGATATGCTGCTGTCGCTTCTTTATGATCGGGGAGAGGTTTTCTTTTCTCTGGAAGAGCTCGCGCGGGCGGCATCGACGCCTCGGGCCAGGATACCCGCGGCCTTGGAGGAGCTTGCCCATCGCGGACACCAGATCGAGACTTCGCCGGCGGGTGTGCGGCTGCACCGGCCGGTGCGGCTGGACGGGTGCCTGATCGAGCGAGACCTGGGTGTGATGCGCGTGGGGCGCAGCGTGCTGTGCTTCGACGCGGTGGATTCGACCAACGATGTGGCGCTGGCGTCGGCGCGGCAGGGCGGCACGGACGGCTTGGCCGTCACGGCGGAGAGCCAGCGGCGCGGGCGCGGGCGGCGGGGTCGCGACTGGGTCAGCCGGGCCGGTCAGAATCTGCTGACCAGCGTGCTGCTGCTGGACAGCGGCGGCGCCTTGCCGCACGAGGCCCTGACGATCGCGGCGGGGCTGGCGGTGGCCGAGGCCGTCGCCGACGCGTGCGGCGTCCAGTGCCAGCTCAAGTGGCCCAACGACGTGCTGCTGGAGGGCGCGAAGGTGGCCGGCGTGCTCGTCGAGCGGCACAACCGCCCGGCGCCCTGCATCGTCGCGGGCATCGGCATCAACGTCAACGCGGCCCCGGCCGCCGGCGAGGTCCACCAGAGTGCGGCGTGTCTCAGCGACGCGCTGGGGCACAGCGTCGAGCGGGTCGAGGTGATGCGTTGCCTGCTGCGCCGGCTGGATCACTGGGCCGGCCAGATCTCGCGCGGGCGGTTCGACGATCTGCGCCGCGCGTGGCTGGGGCGATGCGGGATGATCGAGACGCGCGTGGTGGTGCAGGCGGGCGGCCGGCGATATGAAGGCCGCGTGATGGACGTCAGCCCGCTGGAGGGGCTGGTGCTGGCGTGCGACGGCGGCACGCGAGTGCATCTGGCGGCTTCCAACGCCACGGTGCTGCGATGA
- the nadC gene encoding carboxylating nicotinate-nucleotide diphosphorylase, translating to MKMQTLSQAVLETFRALLAMAKAEDFGSGDVTSDLLPATARATASFVARQELVLCGGVFLGEIAAAYDAAIVTNVLMSEGHKAARGAVVATWTGPARAMFAAERVALNFLQRLSGVATATRRYVDAVAGAGAAIYDTRKTTPGWRELEKYAVRIGGGRNHRRGLYDAVLVKDNHLAALIAGGEGLAALGERLDAARARLGTGGGFVEVEVDSLDQFEQALRLPVDIILLDNFSTEQMVRAVTIRDRAGLKGKIALEASGGITLHNVGEVARTGVDRIAVGAITHSAPAVDIGLDIAC from the coding sequence ATGAAAATGCAAACTCTAAGTCAGGCTGTGCTGGAGACCTTCCGGGCGCTATTGGCGATGGCCAAGGCGGAGGATTTCGGCAGTGGCGACGTGACGAGCGACCTTTTGCCGGCGACGGCTCGGGCGACGGCGAGTTTTGTTGCGCGGCAGGAACTGGTGCTCTGCGGCGGGGTGTTTCTGGGCGAGATTGCGGCCGCGTATGACGCTGCGATTGTCACCAACGTGCTGATGAGCGAGGGGCACAAGGCCGCACGCGGGGCGGTAGTGGCCACGTGGACCGGACCGGCGCGGGCGATGTTCGCGGCTGAACGGGTTGCGTTGAACTTTCTGCAGCGTCTTTCAGGTGTCGCGACAGCCACGCGGCGGTACGTTGACGCGGTAGCCGGCGCTGGTGCGGCGATCTACGACACGCGCAAGACGACCCCCGGCTGGCGCGAGTTGGAGAAATACGCCGTGCGCATCGGCGGCGGGCGCAATCACCGCCGGGGGCTGTACGACGCGGTGCTGGTGAAGGACAACCATCTGGCAGCGCTAATCGCCGGCGGGGAAGGGCTGGCGGCGCTGGGCGAGCGACTCGATGCAGCCCGGGCGCGCCTCGGCACCGGCGGCGGGTTCGTCGAGGTCGAGGTCGACAGCCTCGATCAGTTCGAACAGGCGCTGCGCTTGCCCGTCGACATCATCCTGCTGGACAATTTCTCTACTGAGCAAATGGTCCGTGCGGTGACGATTCGCGACAGGGCCGGTCTCAAGGGCAAGATCGCCCTGGAGGCCAGCGGCGGGATCACGCTGCATAATGTCGGGGAGGTGGCGCGGACGGGGGTCGATCGCATTGCCGTCGGGGCCATCACGCATTCGGCCCCGGCGGTGGACATCGGTCTGGATATTGCCTGTTAG
- a CDS encoding alpha/beta hydrolase, whose amino-acid sequence MSNAEPLWPNGAPGAKGNEPNDKPTLTTFLPEPAVATGASIVVCPGGGYGGLATDHEGVKVARWLNSIGVAAFMLEYRHAGRGYAHPAPLQDAQRAIRTVRGRAGSLGPDPERIGIMGFSAGGHLASTASTHFDAGTAAAADAIERVSCRPDFSVLVYPVITFTQPFCHVGSRENLIGKNPDPQLQKSLSNELMVTPDTPPTFLVHSQDDTAVPPENSIAYYQACTAAKVPVEMHILQGGWHGWGMCDDGQPHSIWTSLLAMWMKYRGLLTKN is encoded by the coding sequence ATGAGTAATGCGGAACCGCTTTGGCCCAACGGCGCGCCGGGGGCTAAAGGTAATGAGCCGAATGACAAGCCGACGCTGACGACGTTTCTGCCCGAGCCGGCGGTTGCCACCGGGGCCAGCATTGTCGTCTGCCCCGGCGGCGGGTATGGCGGGCTGGCTACCGATCACGAGGGCGTGAAGGTCGCGCGATGGCTCAACTCCATCGGCGTGGCGGCGTTCATGCTCGAGTATCGCCACGCCGGGCGCGGGTATGCCCATCCGGCGCCGCTCCAGGACGCCCAGCGGGCGATACGCACCGTTCGCGGCCGCGCGGGCTCGCTGGGGCCTGACCCGGAGCGGATCGGGATCATGGGCTTCTCGGCGGGGGGGCACCTGGCCTCGACGGCCAGCACGCACTTCGACGCCGGGACCGCCGCTGCGGCCGATGCGATCGAGCGCGTAAGCTGCCGGCCGGACTTCTCCGTGCTGGTGTACCCGGTCATCACGTTCACGCAGCCGTTCTGCCACGTCGGCTCGCGCGAGAACCTCATCGGCAAGAACCCCGACCCGCAGTTGCAGAAGAGCCTCTCCAATGAATTGATGGTGACGCCCGACACGCCGCCGACGTTCCTGGTCCACTCGCAGGACGACACGGCCGTGCCGCCGGAGAACAGCATCGCGTACTATCAGGCCTGCACGGCCGCCAAGGTGCCGGTGGAGATGCACATCCTGCAGGGCGGTTGGCACGGGTGGGGCATGTGCGACGACGGTCAGCCGCATTCGATCTGGACAAGCCTTCTTGCGATGTGGATGAAATACCGAGGGCTGCTGACGAAGAATTGA
- the uvrB gene encoding excinuclease ABC subunit UvrB, with product MPDFKVISDMSPAGDQPAAIAKLVENFQRGQNRNVLMGVTGSGKTFTMAHVIQQLQKPTLVISHNKTLAAQLYGEFKTLLPENAVEYFVSYYDYYQPEAYIPQRDIYIEKDAARSDDLDRLRLSATTSLSSRRDAVIVASVSCIFGLGSPEEYKKSVCAVRVGDRIERDELLKHLIALQYERNDIAFERGKFRVRGDTIDLFPAYEEFGYQIEMFGDQIDALRLINPVSGDTLSQIDQLFIYPAVHYLADQDVIDAAVVNIKAELEQRLIELRNGGKLLEAQRLAARTRYDCEMLLEVGRCPGIENYSRHLDGRSPGVRPYTLIDYFGDDFLLIIDESHVSLPQIRAMYNGDKSRKQVLVDYGFRLPSCLDNRPLRFEEFEAMWKDVLFVSATPGPYELTLTGGEVVEQVIRPTGLIDPEIEVHAATGQVADLLSRVRDRVKAGERTLVTTLTKRLAEDLAEYIRAEGMRCKYLHSEIDTLERVDILRDLREGKFDVLVGVNLLREGLDLPEVSLVAILDADKEGFLRSATSLIQTIGRCARNVNAKVVLYGDKITPSMQEAIDVTAYRRSLQLEYNKANNITPTTIIKAINTSLTDQMQARRTAAAAIHASESDLDKTEYIAELERQMLAAAEAMDYETAARFRDEIAEIKGEAATKTTTLSQMRQKKHARGKPR from the coding sequence ATGCCAGACTTCAAAGTCATCTCGGACATGTCGCCGGCGGGCGATCAACCGGCGGCGATTGCCAAGCTGGTGGAAAACTTCCAGCGCGGGCAGAATCGCAACGTGCTCATGGGCGTCACCGGCTCGGGCAAGACGTTTACCATGGCGCACGTGATCCAGCAGCTCCAGAAGCCCACGCTGGTGATCAGTCACAACAAGACCCTCGCCGCCCAGCTCTACGGCGAGTTCAAGACGCTTCTGCCCGAAAACGCCGTCGAGTACTTCGTCAGCTACTACGACTACTACCAGCCCGAGGCGTACATCCCGCAGCGAGACATCTACATCGAGAAAGACGCCGCCCGCAGCGATGATCTGGACCGACTGCGACTCTCGGCCACCACGAGCCTGTCGTCGCGGCGGGACGCGGTGATCGTCGCCAGCGTCTCGTGCATTTTCGGCCTGGGCAGCCCGGAGGAGTACAAGAAGTCGGTCTGCGCCGTTCGCGTGGGCGACCGGATCGAGCGCGACGAGCTGCTCAAGCACCTCATCGCCCTGCAGTACGAGCGCAACGACATCGCCTTCGAGCGCGGCAAGTTCCGCGTCCGCGGCGACACCATTGACCTGTTCCCGGCGTACGAGGAGTTCGGCTACCAGATCGAGATGTTCGGCGACCAGATCGACGCCCTGCGCCTGATCAACCCCGTCTCCGGCGACACGCTCAGCCAGATCGACCAGCTCTTCATCTACCCCGCCGTACACTACCTGGCCGACCAGGACGTCATCGACGCGGCCGTCGTGAACATCAAGGCCGAGCTCGAGCAGCGGCTCATCGAACTGCGCAACGGCGGCAAGCTGCTCGAGGCCCAGCGCCTCGCGGCCCGCACGCGCTACGACTGCGAGATGCTGCTGGAAGTGGGGCGCTGCCCGGGCATCGAGAACTACTCGCGGCACCTGGACGGCCGCAGCCCCGGCGTGCGGCCTTACACGCTGATCGATTATTTCGGCGACGACTTCCTGCTGATCATCGACGAGTCGCACGTGTCGCTGCCGCAGATCCGGGCGATGTACAACGGCGACAAGTCGCGCAAGCAGGTGCTGGTGGATTACGGCTTCCGCCTGCCGAGCTGCCTGGACAACCGCCCGTTGCGGTTCGAGGAGTTCGAGGCGATGTGGAAGGACGTGCTGTTCGTGTCCGCCACGCCCGGGCCGTATGAACTGACGCTCACCGGCGGGGAAGTCGTCGAGCAGGTTATCCGCCCGACGGGGCTGATTGATCCGGAGATCGAGGTGCATGCAGCCACCGGGCAGGTGGCCGATCTGCTGTCACGCGTGCGTGACCGCGTCAAGGCCGGCGAACGAACGCTCGTGACGACGCTGACGAAGCGCCTGGCCGAGGACCTGGCCGAGTATATCCGCGCCGAGGGGATGCGATGCAAGTACCTCCACAGCGAGATCGACACGCTCGAGCGGGTGGACATCCTGCGCGACCTGCGCGAGGGCAAGTTCGACGTGCTGGTGGGCGTGAACCTGCTGCGCGAGGGTCTGGACCTGCCGGAGGTTTCGCTGGTGGCGATTCTCGATGCCGACAAGGAAGGCTTCCTGCGCTCGGCCACGAGCTTGATCCAGACGATCGGGCGCTGCGCCCGGAACGTCAACGCCAAGGTGGTGCTCTATGGCGACAAGATTACGCCCTCGATGCAGGAAGCCATCGACGTGACCGCCTACCGCCGCAGCCTGCAGCTCGAATACAACAAGGCCAACAACATCACGCCCACGACAATCATCAAGGCCATCAACACGTCGCTGACCGACCAGATGCAGGCTCGCCGCACAGCCGCCGCGGCCATCCACGCCAGCGAGAGCGATCTGGATAAGACCGAATACATCGCCGAGCTCGAGCGCCAGATGCTAGCCGCCGCCGAGGCGATGGACTACGAAACCGCCGCCCGCTTCCGCGACGAGATCGCCGAGATCAAAGGCGAAGCCGCCACCAAGACTACCACGCTCTCCCAGATGCGCCAAAAGAAACACGCCCGCGGGAAACCGAGATAG